From Armatimonadota bacterium, a single genomic window includes:
- a CDS encoding pseudouridine synthase: MAENGNTTAVGPMRLQRYMSQAGVASRRKSEELIAAGRVTVDGVVATLGDKADPARQVVAVDGAPVRRAAREYFMLHKPKKYLCTVSDRFGRRTVLDLIPEAPLGTHPVGRLDADVEGLLLLTNDGDFTAAVTHPSRQVEKVYLARVRGVPSPGDLAHLRSGVRLEDGVSAPARARLIEQRDDQAIVELGIHEGRKRQVKRMMMAVRHPVLSLKRVRVGPLELGELERGKWRRLTPQEVEACLAAAGARKGR; encoded by the coding sequence GTGGCCGAGAACGGAAACACGACTGCCGTAGGTCCCATGCGGCTGCAGAGGTACATGTCGCAGGCGGGGGTCGCCTCCCGCCGCAAGAGCGAGGAGCTCATCGCCGCCGGACGGGTCACTGTTGACGGGGTGGTCGCCACCCTTGGCGACAAAGCTGACCCCGCGCGTCAGGTGGTGGCGGTGGACGGCGCGCCCGTGCGCCGGGCGGCGCGCGAGTATTTCATGCTGCACAAGCCCAAGAAGTATCTGTGCACGGTGAGTGATCGCTTCGGGCGGCGCACGGTGCTCGACCTGATCCCGGAAGCGCCGCTGGGCACCCACCCCGTGGGGCGCCTGGACGCGGACGTCGAAGGGCTGCTGCTGCTGACCAATGACGGCGATTTCACCGCCGCCGTCACCCATCCGTCGCGCCAGGTCGAGAAGGTTTACCTCGCGCGCGTGCGTGGAGTGCCGTCACCGGGGGACCTCGCGCACTTGCGCTCCGGGGTGCGGCTCGAGGACGGTGTCAGCGCCCCGGCGCGCGCGCGGTTGATAGAGCAGCGGGACGATCAGGCGATCGTCGAGCTGGGAATTCACGAGGGGCGCAAGCGCCAGGTCAAGCGGATGATGATGGCGGTGCGTCACCCGGTGCTGTCACTCAAGCGCGTACGCGTCGGGCCGTTGGAGTTGGGGGAGCTGGAGCGCGGCAAGTGGCGGCGGCTGACGCCGCAAGAGGTGGAGGCCTGCCTGGCGGCGGCGGGGGCGCGCAAGGGGCGTTAG
- the rpmB gene encoding 50S ribosomal protein L28, with amino-acid sequence MSQRCAVCGKGPQVGYSISHSHIRTKRRWLPNLQRVKAAGHKGAKVLRVCAKCIKAGKVTRAQRGSS; translated from the coding sequence ATGTCTCAGCGCTGCGCCGTTTGCGGAAAAGGCCCCCAGGTGGGGTACAGCATCAGCCACTCTCACATCCGCACCAAGCGGCGCTGGCTGCCCAACCTGCAGCGCGTCAAGGCGGCCGGGCACAAGGGCGCGAAGGTGCTTCGCGTCTGCGCCAAGTGCATCAAGGCGGGCAAGGTGACCCGAGCGCAGCGAGGGTCATCCTGA
- a CDS encoding DUF1385 domain-containing protein, which yields MMRVTPDMTIETLARPCRALEASDRLGRAVEVLRQAGLPALPVFAMGRLLGMVSAGDIMRLITREAAHGDVEALRTMPVSCAMASPVVAVYSGQSLEAVRDLLASSGLRVLPVMDAVGAFRGVVTRADVMSALLGVTTPPHVGGLATPLGVFLTTGHVRGGAGNLGLVLTGMTLVALFVAASFLSTLAALAIEAWRGVPLFALALNQNVMVNHLYAGAMVAGYGSFALLVLQLVIFFIMLRLAPLTGTHAAEHMVVHAIEDGDELTPERVALKPRVHPRCGTNLMALMFILLAGGSVIMSMEGRLGGLGSLLGIAVLLTIVYLAWRGVGAGLQRFITTRRPSRRQIEGAIAAAEQLLARYQRNPSHRAQGVARLWNMGMIQVGAGFIAAWTAADYLSEWLRLGLLPFGR from the coding sequence ATGATGCGCGTTACCCCGGACATGACGATAGAAACCCTGGCTCGTCCCTGCCGGGCGCTGGAGGCAAGCGACAGACTGGGCCGAGCGGTGGAGGTTTTGCGCCAGGCGGGGCTGCCGGCGCTGCCAGTGTTCGCCATGGGGCGCCTGCTGGGCATGGTCAGTGCGGGCGACATCATGCGCCTCATCACCCGCGAGGCCGCGCACGGCGATGTCGAGGCTCTGCGCACCATGCCCGTGAGCTGCGCGATGGCCTCGCCCGTGGTCGCGGTGTACAGCGGCCAGAGCCTGGAAGCGGTGCGCGACTTGCTTGCCTCCTCCGGTCTGCGCGTGCTGCCGGTGATGGACGCGGTCGGCGCCTTCCGCGGGGTGGTGACGCGCGCCGACGTCATGTCGGCCCTGCTCGGGGTGACCACGCCACCTCACGTTGGCGGGCTGGCAACGCCGCTCGGCGTGTTCCTGACCACGGGGCACGTGCGCGGCGGCGCCGGCAATCTGGGGCTGGTGCTGACCGGCATGACCTTGGTGGCGCTGTTTGTGGCGGCGAGCTTCCTGAGCACCCTGGCAGCGCTCGCCATCGAAGCCTGGCGCGGGGTGCCGCTGTTCGCGCTCGCCCTCAACCAGAACGTGATGGTGAACCACCTTTACGCGGGGGCGATGGTGGCGGGATACGGGAGCTTCGCCCTGCTGGTGCTGCAGCTCGTCATCTTCTTCATCATGCTGCGATTGGCGCCGCTGACCGGCACTCACGCGGCGGAGCACATGGTGGTGCACGCGATCGAGGACGGCGACGAGCTGACGCCCGAGCGGGTGGCGCTCAAGCCGCGCGTGCATCCGCGCTGTGGCACGAACCTGATGGCGCTGATGTTCATCCTCCTCGCCGGCGGATCGGTGATCATGTCCATGGAGGGGCGCCTGGGCGGCCTCGGCTCGCTGCTCGGCATCGCGGTCCTGCTCACGATCGTCTATCTCGCGTGGCGCGGCGTGGGCGCGGGGCTGCAGCGCTTCATCACCACCCGCCGCCCCAGCCGCCGCCAGATCGAGGGCGCCATCGCCGCCGCCGAGCAACTGCTGGCCCGCTACCAACGCAACCCGTCGCATCGCGCTCAGGGCGTCGCTCGCCTGTGGAAC